In Streptomyces longhuiensis, the following proteins share a genomic window:
- a CDS encoding flavin monoamine oxidase family protein — translation MTSTVPNAVQHTDAQPPITMFGPDFPYAYDDFLAHPAGLGQIPATEHGTEVAVIGGGLSGIVAAYELMKMGLKPVVYEADEIGGRLRTVGFEGTPAEAAGLTAEMGAMRFPPSSTALQHYIDLVGLETRPFPNPLAPETPSTVVDLKGESHYATTVDDLPQVYRDVMNAWNACLEEGADFSDMNRAMRERDVPRIREIWSKLVDKLDNQTFYGFLCDSESFKSFRHREIFGQVGFGTGGWDTDFPNSILEILRVVYTEADDHHRGIVGGSQQLPLRLWEREPEKIVHWAYGTSLAELHDSRKPRPAVTRLHRTAGNHITVTDASGDIRTYQAAIFTAQSWMLLSKVACDDSLFPIDHWTAIERTHYMESSKLFVPVDRPFWLDKAVDDRGNPTGRDTMSMTLTDRMTRGTYLLDDGPDKPATICLSYTWCDDSLKWLPLSANERMEVMLKSLGEIYPNVDIRKHIIGNPVTVSWENEPYFMGAFKANLPGHYRYQRRLFTHFMQDRLPEDKRGIFLAGDDISWTAGWAEGAVQTALNAVWGVMHQLGGATDGTNPGPGDVYDEIAPVELPED, via the coding sequence ATGACGTCCACGGTGCCCAACGCCGTCCAGCACACCGACGCGCAGCCCCCCATCACGATGTTCGGGCCGGACTTCCCGTACGCGTACGACGACTTCCTCGCGCACCCGGCGGGCCTCGGCCAGATACCGGCGACCGAGCACGGCACCGAGGTCGCGGTCATCGGCGGTGGCCTCTCCGGCATCGTCGCCGCGTACGAGCTGATGAAGATGGGCCTCAAGCCCGTCGTGTACGAGGCGGACGAGATCGGCGGCCGGCTGCGCACGGTCGGCTTCGAGGGCACCCCCGCCGAGGCCGCCGGGCTGACCGCGGAGATGGGCGCGATGCGCTTCCCGCCGTCGTCGACCGCGCTCCAGCACTACATCGACCTGGTCGGCCTGGAGACGCGGCCCTTCCCCAACCCGCTCGCCCCCGAGACCCCGTCGACCGTCGTCGACCTCAAGGGCGAGTCCCACTACGCCACCACCGTCGACGACCTGCCGCAGGTCTACCGCGACGTCATGAACGCGTGGAACGCCTGCCTCGAAGAGGGCGCCGACTTCTCCGACATGAACCGCGCGATGCGTGAGCGCGACGTGCCGCGCATCCGCGAGATCTGGTCGAAGCTCGTCGACAAGCTCGACAACCAGACGTTCTACGGGTTCCTCTGCGACTCCGAGTCCTTCAAGTCCTTCCGGCACCGTGAGATCTTCGGCCAGGTCGGCTTCGGCACCGGCGGCTGGGACACCGACTTCCCGAACTCCATCCTGGAGATCCTGCGCGTCGTCTACACCGAGGCCGACGACCACCACCGCGGCATCGTCGGCGGCTCCCAGCAGCTGCCGCTGCGCCTGTGGGAGCGCGAGCCGGAGAAGATCGTCCACTGGGCGTACGGCACCTCGCTCGCCGAGCTGCACGACAGCCGGAAGCCGCGTCCGGCCGTGACCCGGCTGCACCGCACAGCGGGCAACCACATCACGGTCACCGACGCGTCGGGTGACATCCGCACCTACCAGGCGGCGATCTTCACCGCGCAGTCCTGGATGCTGCTGTCCAAGGTCGCGTGCGACGACTCGCTCTTCCCGATCGACCACTGGACGGCGATCGAGCGCACGCACTACATGGAGAGCTCGAAGCTCTTCGTCCCCGTGGACCGGCCGTTCTGGCTGGACAAGGCCGTCGACGACAGGGGAAACCCGACCGGCCGGGACACCATGTCCATGACGCTCACCGACCGCATGACGCGCGGCACCTACCTGCTCGACGACGGCCCGGACAAGCCGGCCACCATCTGCCTGTCGTACACCTGGTGCGACGACAGCCTGAAGTGGCTGCCCCTGTCGGCGAACGAGCGCATGGAGGTCATGCTCAAGTCGCTCGGTGAGATCTATCCGAACGTCGACATCCGCAAGCACATCATCGGCAACCCGGTGACCGTGTCCTGGGAGAACGAGCCCTACTTCATGGGCGCGTTCAAGGCGAACCTGCCGGGTCACTACCGCTACCAGCGCCGCCTGTTCACGCACTTCATGCAGGACCGCCTCCCCGAGGACAAGCGGGGCATCTTCCTCGCGGGCGACGACATCTCCTGGACGGCCGGCTGGGCCGAGGGCGCCGTGCAGACCGCGCTCAACGCGGTCTGGGGCGTCATGCACCAGCTGGGCGGCGCGACGGACGGCACCAACCCCGGCCCCGGCGACGTGTACGACGAGATCGCTCCGGTCGAGCTGCCCGAGGACTGA
- a CDS encoding uracil-xanthine permease family protein has protein sequence MDLGVRWKLHGDGRTPAPGAVVRPDERLSWPRTLGLGAQHVVAMFGASFVAPVLMGLDPNLAIMMSGVSTVIFLLATRGRVPSYLGCSLSFVGVAAVIRAQGGTSATVTGAVFVVGAALFLVGLAVQKFGARIIHAAMPPIVTGAVVMLIGFNLAPVTASTYWPQDQWTALLVMLFTGLAVVCLRGFWSRIAIFLGLLFGYGISWVFDRIFGRIHSPSGGAEAVDHWRLDLSGVGKADWIGLPSFHAPSFQWSAILVALPVVIALIAENAGHVKAVGEMTGDDLDDKLGTAISADGVGSMLSTAVGGPPNTTYSENIGVMAATRVYSTAAYWAAAGFALLFGLCPKFGAIVAAIPGGVLGGITVILYGMIGLLGAQIWINAKVDLRNPLNLVPAAAGIIIGVGNVSLKFTDNFSLSGIALGTIVVITGYHALRAMAPAHLKTQEPLLDSGTSTYDDPPSDDGGQSARS, from the coding sequence ATGGACCTCGGTGTGCGCTGGAAACTTCACGGCGACGGGCGCACCCCGGCTCCAGGCGCCGTCGTGCGCCCGGACGAGCGGCTCTCCTGGCCGCGCACGCTCGGGCTCGGCGCCCAGCACGTCGTCGCGATGTTCGGCGCATCCTTCGTGGCGCCCGTCCTGATGGGTCTCGACCCGAACCTCGCGATCATGATGTCCGGCGTCTCGACCGTGATCTTCCTGCTCGCCACCCGCGGCCGTGTGCCCAGCTATCTCGGCTGCTCGCTCTCCTTCGTCGGCGTCGCCGCGGTGATCCGGGCGCAGGGCGGGACCAGCGCCACGGTGACCGGAGCGGTGTTCGTGGTCGGCGCCGCGCTGTTCCTGGTGGGGCTCGCGGTGCAGAAGTTCGGCGCGCGGATCATCCACGCCGCGATGCCGCCGATCGTCACCGGCGCGGTCGTCATGCTGATCGGCTTCAACCTCGCGCCGGTGACGGCGTCGACGTACTGGCCGCAGGACCAGTGGACCGCGCTCCTCGTGATGCTGTTCACCGGTTTGGCCGTGGTGTGCCTGCGCGGTTTCTGGTCCCGTATCGCGATCTTCCTCGGGCTGCTCTTCGGCTACGGCATCTCCTGGGTGTTCGACCGGATCTTCGGCCGGATCCACTCCCCCTCCGGCGGCGCCGAGGCCGTCGACCACTGGCGCCTGGATCTGTCCGGCGTCGGCAAGGCCGACTGGATCGGCCTGCCCTCCTTCCACGCCCCCTCGTTCCAGTGGTCGGCGATCCTCGTCGCGCTGCCCGTCGTGATCGCGCTGATCGCCGAGAACGCCGGACACGTCAAGGCCGTCGGCGAGATGACCGGCGACGACCTCGACGACAAGCTCGGCACCGCGATCTCCGCCGACGGCGTCGGCTCCATGCTCTCCACCGCGGTCGGCGGCCCGCCCAACACGACGTACTCCGAGAACATCGGCGTGATGGCCGCGACCCGCGTCTACTCGACGGCCGCGTACTGGGCGGCCGCCGGCTTCGCCCTGCTCTTCGGCCTGTGCCCCAAGTTCGGCGCGATCGTGGCCGCCATCCCGGGCGGCGTGCTCGGCGGCATCACCGTCATCCTCTACGGCATGATCGGTCTGCTCGGCGCGCAGATCTGGATCAACGCCAAGGTCGACCTGCGCAACCCGCTGAACCTCGTCCCGGCCGCCGCGGGCATCATCATCGGCGTCGGCAACGTGTCCCTGAAGTTCACCGACAACTTCTCGCTGAGCGGCATCGCCCTGGGCACCATCGTCGTCATCACCGGCTACCACGCGCTGCGCGCCATGGCCCCCGCGCACCTCAAGACGCAGGAGCCGCTCCTCGACTCGGGGACCTCGACGTACGACGACCCGCCCTCGGACGACGGCGGTCAGTCCGCCAGGTCGTAG
- a CDS encoding carbon-nitrogen hydrolase family protein: MPPLRTALLQSSGRPGSVAENLKVLDDAAGRAAATGARLLAAPEMFLTGYAIGDDVARLAEPAEGPSAQAIVEIAARHGVAVAYGYPERDGELVFNSAQLIAPDGTRLANYRKTHLFGCFERDSFTPGDQAVVQAELDGVRIGLMICYDVEFPENVRAHALAGTDLLLVPTAQMHPYQFVAESVVPVRAFENQMYVAYVNRVGQEGEFEFVGLSTLAGPDGVARARAGRGDELICADVDPAFLAASRDANPYLSDRRPGLYTPLI, encoded by the coding sequence ATGCCGCCGCTGCGCACCGCCCTGCTCCAGAGCTCCGGCCGCCCCGGGTCCGTCGCCGAGAACCTCAAGGTGCTCGATGACGCCGCGGGCCGCGCCGCCGCGACCGGAGCCCGGCTCCTGGCAGCCCCCGAGATGTTCCTGACCGGGTACGCGATCGGCGACGACGTGGCCCGCCTCGCCGAGCCCGCCGAGGGACCCTCCGCGCAGGCCATCGTCGAGATCGCGGCCCGGCACGGCGTCGCCGTGGCCTACGGCTACCCGGAGCGCGACGGGGAGCTGGTGTTCAACTCGGCCCAGCTGATCGCCCCCGACGGCACCCGCCTCGCGAACTACCGCAAGACCCACCTCTTCGGCTGCTTCGAGCGCGACTCGTTCACGCCCGGCGACCAGGCCGTCGTCCAGGCCGAGCTCGACGGTGTCCGCATCGGCCTCATGATCTGTTACGACGTCGAGTTCCCGGAGAACGTGCGCGCGCACGCCCTCGCCGGCACCGACCTGCTGCTCGTACCGACGGCCCAGATGCACCCGTACCAGTTCGTCGCCGAGTCCGTCGTGCCCGTGCGGGCCTTCGAGAACCAGATGTACGTCGCGTACGTCAACCGGGTCGGCCAGGAAGGGGAGTTCGAGTTCGTCGGGCTATCCACGCTCGCCGGGCCCGACGGCGTCGCCAGGGCGCGCGCCGGCCGCGGTGACGAGCTGATCTGTGCCGATGTGGACCCCGCCTTCCTGGCCGCGTCCCGCGACGCCAACCCGTACCTCAGCGACCGCCGCCCCGGTCTGTACACGCCGCTGATCTGA
- a CDS encoding alginate lyase family protein, translated as MRARSRVRLGALLAAVAALTAVAAVPISAQSATAGVSAPRTAVLDGERLLRTKQRLDHGDPQLKHAVRDLTARADTWLDQGPWTVVDKPKPAPGGDVHDYLSQAPYWWPSQTPTSDNPWGCPYVQRDGQRNPEVDTGTDRQDVEKVFDSTYDLALAWYYTGRKEYARKAATVLRTWFLDPDTRMNPNLDHAQFIPCKYDGRAIGIIDFSQSYTSVTDAVALLGTGAPGWSKGDRTAMGEWNKDFLGWLVNSDFGAQEGAAENNHGTFYDLQVAALAYATGDTALARRTVLDARIKRIAPQIAGDGSQPQELARTRSWHYSTFDLVAYTRLAAIGRHVGVDLWSYRGPDGQSLFKAVDYLLPAATGATAWPHPELEFHRFAASDIVHAAADAGSAAAKRAVPRLETPPGGDLWALRPAAEQLDSIAG; from the coding sequence ATGCGTGCCAGATCCCGTGTACGTCTCGGTGCCCTGCTCGCCGCGGTGGCGGCCCTCACCGCCGTCGCCGCCGTCCCCATATCGGCCCAGTCCGCGACAGCCGGCGTGAGCGCCCCGCGCACCGCCGTCCTCGACGGCGAGCGCCTGCTGCGGACCAAGCAGCGCCTCGACCACGGCGACCCGCAACTCAAGCACGCCGTAAGGGACTTGACGGCCCGCGCCGACACCTGGCTGGACCAGGGCCCCTGGACCGTCGTCGACAAACCGAAGCCCGCGCCCGGCGGCGACGTCCACGACTATCTGAGCCAGGCCCCCTACTGGTGGCCCTCACAGACGCCCACCTCCGACAACCCCTGGGGCTGCCCGTACGTCCAGCGCGACGGACAGCGCAACCCCGAGGTCGACACCGGGACCGACCGCCAGGACGTGGAGAAGGTCTTCGACTCGACGTACGACCTCGCCCTCGCCTGGTACTACACGGGCCGCAAGGAGTACGCGCGGAAGGCCGCCACGGTCCTGCGCACCTGGTTCCTCGACCCGGACACGCGCATGAACCCGAACCTGGACCACGCCCAGTTCATCCCCTGCAAGTACGACGGGCGGGCCATCGGCATCATCGACTTCTCGCAGTCGTACACGAGTGTCACCGACGCCGTCGCCCTCCTCGGCACGGGCGCCCCCGGCTGGTCGAAGGGCGACCGCACGGCGATGGGAGAGTGGAACAAGGACTTCCTCGGCTGGCTCGTGAACAGCGACTTCGGCGCTCAGGAGGGCGCCGCCGAGAACAACCACGGCACGTTCTACGACCTCCAGGTCGCTGCCCTCGCCTACGCCACCGGCGACACCGCCCTCGCCCGCCGCACCGTCCTCGACGCCCGCATCAAGCGCATCGCCCCGCAGATCGCGGGCGACGGCAGCCAGCCGCAGGAGCTCGCCAGGACCCGCAGCTGGCACTACTCGACCTTCGATCTGGTCGCCTACACCCGGCTCGCCGCGATCGGGCGGCATGTCGGCGTGGACCTGTGGTCGTACCGGGGCCCGGACGGGCAGAGCCTGTTCAAGGCCGTCGACTATCTGCTGCCCGCGGCCACCGGGGCGACGGCATGGCCGCACCCCGAGCTGGAGTTCCACCGGTTCGCGGCGAGCGACATCGTGCACGCTGCCGCCGACGCCGGGAGCGCCGCGGCGAAGCGGGCGGTCCCGCGTCTGGAGACGCCGCCCGGCGGGGACCTGTGGGCACTGCGCCCGGCGGCCGAGCAGCTCGACTCGATCGCGGGCTGA
- a CDS encoding LLM class F420-dependent oxidoreductase yields MATRLGLSLPQMKQYDIGRDIPAVARAAEEIGYESLWVFERILFPEPARQGLYGVPGLPWPDQYRSVADPLVSLTLAAAVTERARLGTSVLVAPLHVPFQLARALATLDAASGGRVVAGIGTGWSHDEYAAAAVAPFEKRGQVLDELLDVFEAVWGPDPVRYEGELTTIAPSVVGPKPAGPIPVLLPANSPKAARRLVDRADGWMPGAAGAEQLAEQWRNLQELAEERGRKEPIQSVLRVNTIYTRDEYKGDDRRPFQGSVAQIVEDLVAHDAVGLEEILIDLQGLARDADELTDVAAEVFTAAREAGV; encoded by the coding sequence ATGGCGACCCGACTCGGCCTCAGCCTCCCCCAGATGAAGCAGTACGACATCGGGCGCGACATCCCGGCGGTGGCCCGCGCCGCCGAGGAGATCGGTTACGAGAGCCTGTGGGTCTTCGAGCGGATCCTGTTCCCCGAGCCCGCCCGCCAGGGCCTGTACGGGGTCCCCGGCCTCCCCTGGCCGGACCAGTACCGCTCCGTCGCCGACCCGCTGGTCTCCCTCACGCTGGCCGCCGCCGTCACGGAGCGGGCCCGGCTCGGCACGAGCGTCCTTGTCGCACCGCTGCACGTACCGTTCCAACTGGCGCGCGCCCTGGCCACGTTGGACGCGGCCAGCGGTGGCCGCGTCGTCGCGGGCATCGGCACCGGATGGTCCCACGACGAGTACGCGGCCGCCGCCGTGGCCCCGTTCGAGAAGCGCGGCCAGGTCCTGGACGAGCTGCTCGACGTGTTCGAGGCCGTGTGGGGCCCCGACCCCGTGCGTTACGAGGGCGAGCTGACGACCATCGCGCCGTCCGTGGTGGGGCCGAAGCCCGCCGGGCCGATCCCGGTGCTGCTGCCGGCGAACAGCCCGAAGGCCGCGCGCCGGCTCGTGGACCGCGCGGACGGCTGGATGCCGGGGGCCGCGGGCGCGGAGCAGCTCGCCGAGCAGTGGCGGAATCTGCAGGAACTGGCCGAGGAGCGCGGCCGCAAGGAGCCGATCCAGAGCGTGCTGCGGGTGAACACGATCTACACGCGCGACGAGTACAAGGGCGACGACCGCCGCCCGTTCCAGGGCAGCGTCGCGCAGATCGTCGAGGATCTGGTCGCGCACGACGCGGTGGGCCTCGAGGAGATCCTGATCGACCTCCAGGGTCTCGCGCGCGACGCGGACGAGCTGACGGATGTCGCGGCCGAGGTGTTCACGGCCGCGCGCGAGGCCGGGGTCTGA
- a CDS encoding glycoside hydrolase family 6 protein produces MAAAASLVAAVGTVAGMVSALDGSEGGDVARPRVTRSPDLLPLPAVPTATSASASPGASPSPSNAKTAKKKPEPTPRASAGRSVTPASTRLYRHTDSQVLDWVRAHRSDPRRPLIESRIADRPAAVWFADFTPDTITSRVRAVTSTAAREGRVPVLVPYAIPQRDCGGASEGGAPDIAAYESWAQKFAAGLGSGEVVVVLEPDALSQTECLSGGQLAGRYAALARAGRAFKSANPRARVYYDAGHSDWNPAATQAARLRAAGAASPASSDGVFTNVSNFNRTSAEVAYARRVLAAMGGPPSLGAVIDTSRNGNGAPADGAWCDPAGRKLGQAPTLRTGERGIDAYLWVKLPGESDGCKGEPGSFAPDYAYDLAD; encoded by the coding sequence ATGGCGGCGGCCGCGTCACTGGTCGCGGCGGTCGGCACGGTCGCCGGGATGGTGTCGGCGCTCGACGGGTCCGAGGGCGGCGATGTGGCGCGGCCCCGGGTGACGCGGTCGCCCGACCTGCTTCCGCTGCCCGCGGTACCGACCGCGACATCCGCCTCGGCCTCACCCGGCGCGTCGCCCTCCCCGTCGAACGCGAAGACGGCGAAGAAGAAGCCGGAACCTACTCCGAGGGCGTCGGCCGGGCGGTCCGTGACGCCCGCCTCCACGCGCCTGTACCGGCACACCGACTCCCAGGTGCTCGACTGGGTCAGGGCCCACCGCTCGGACCCGCGGCGCCCCCTCATCGAGTCCCGGATCGCCGACCGGCCCGCCGCGGTCTGGTTCGCCGACTTCACACCCGACACCATCACGTCCCGGGTGCGGGCGGTGACGTCCACGGCGGCGCGCGAGGGCCGGGTGCCGGTGCTCGTGCCGTACGCGATCCCCCAGCGTGACTGCGGGGGCGCGTCGGAGGGCGGGGCGCCGGACATCGCCGCGTACGAAAGCTGGGCGCAGAAGTTCGCGGCGGGACTCGGATCCGGCGAGGTCGTCGTGGTCCTCGAACCCGACGCGCTCTCCCAGACCGAGTGCCTCTCCGGCGGGCAGCTCGCCGGCCGGTACGCGGCGCTGGCCCGCGCGGGCCGCGCCTTCAAGTCGGCGAACCCCAGGGCCCGGGTGTACTACGACGCCGGGCACTCCGACTGGAACCCCGCCGCTACCCAGGCGGCCCGGCTGCGAGCGGCGGGCGCCGCGTCGCCGGCCTCGTCCGACGGCGTCTTCACGAACGTCTCCAACTTCAACCGCACCTCCGCCGAAGTGGCCTACGCCCGCCGGGTCCTGGCGGCGATGGGCGGCCCACCGTCCCTGGGCGCCGTGATCGACACCAGCCGCAACGGCAACGGCGCCCCGGCGGACGGCGCGTGGTGCGACCCCGCGGGCCGCAAACTGGGGCAGGCGCCGACCCTGCGCACCGGGGAGCGCGGGATCGACGCCTACTTGTGGGTGAAGCTGCCGGGGGAGTCGGACGGCTGCAAGGGCGAGCCGGGGTCGTTCGCCCCCGACTACGCCTACGACCTGGCGGACTGA
- a CDS encoding amino acid permease produces MLDHGAPPRTRTTETLTPGLGARLMRRKPVEVLVAEGGQGEGGSLRRSLGMWQLTMISIGATLGTGIFVVLGEAVPKAGPAVTLSFVIAGLTALFSALSYAELAGTIPVAGSSYSYAYATMGELIAWICGWCLVLEYGVSVAAVAVGWGEYLNELLDGTIGVTIPDALSAPPGDGGIFNLPALIVVLLAMAFLLGGARESARANTIMVVVKIVALLLFCAIGIKGFQSGNYEHFMPLGMAGVSAAGATLFFSYIGFDAASTAGEEAKNAQRDLPRAIMLSLVIVTALYVLVAAVAVGAKPWKQFNDSEAALAGIMKDVTGQSFWATLLAAGAVIAIASVVLTVLYGQTRILFAMSRDGLVPKVFSKVHPKTGAPRANTVIVSLFCGILAAAIPLGQLADATSIGTLFAFALVNIAVVVLRRTRPDMPRTFRVPLSPILPALGFGFCVWMMGSLSTVTWVVFGVWMAVGLVFYFLYGARRSRLASAPAQEK; encoded by the coding sequence GTGCTCGACCACGGCGCACCACCGCGCACCCGAACGACCGAGACCCTCACCCCGGGCCTCGGTGCCAGGCTGATGCGGCGCAAGCCGGTGGAAGTCCTGGTCGCGGAGGGTGGCCAGGGCGAAGGTGGCAGTCTGCGCCGCTCGCTCGGCATGTGGCAGCTGACCATGATCAGCATCGGCGCCACGCTCGGTACCGGCATCTTCGTGGTGCTCGGCGAGGCCGTCCCGAAGGCGGGCCCCGCGGTCACCCTGTCGTTCGTGATCGCCGGACTCACGGCCCTCTTCTCGGCGCTCTCGTACGCCGAACTGGCCGGGACCATACCGGTCGCGGGCTCCTCCTACTCGTATGCGTACGCAACGATGGGTGAGCTGATCGCCTGGATCTGCGGCTGGTGCCTGGTCCTCGAGTACGGCGTCTCGGTCGCGGCGGTCGCCGTGGGCTGGGGCGAGTACCTGAACGAGCTCCTGGACGGCACGATCGGCGTCACGATCCCCGACGCCCTGTCCGCGCCCCCCGGCGACGGCGGCATTTTCAACCTGCCGGCGCTGATCGTCGTCCTCCTCGCGATGGCGTTCCTGCTCGGCGGCGCCCGTGAGTCCGCCCGCGCCAACACGATCATGGTCGTCGTCAAGATCGTGGCGCTGCTGCTGTTCTGCGCCATCGGCATCAAGGGCTTCCAGTCCGGCAACTACGAGCACTTCATGCCGCTCGGCATGGCCGGAGTCAGCGCGGCCGGCGCGACGCTCTTCTTCTCGTACATCGGTTTCGACGCCGCCTCCACGGCCGGCGAGGAGGCCAAGAACGCGCAGCGCGACCTGCCGCGCGCCATCATGCTCTCCCTCGTCATCGTCACCGCGCTGTACGTGCTCGTCGCGGCCGTCGCCGTGGGCGCCAAGCCGTGGAAGCAGTTCAACGACTCCGAGGCCGCGCTCGCCGGGATCATGAAGGACGTCACCGGGCAGTCGTTCTGGGCGACGCTGCTCGCCGCCGGCGCCGTCATCGCCATCGCGTCCGTCGTCCTGACCGTGCTCTACGGCCAGACCCGCATCCTGTTCGCGATGTCCCGCGACGGCCTCGTGCCCAAGGTGTTCTCGAAGGTCCACCCCAAGACGGGGGCGCCGCGCGCCAACACCGTGATCGTCTCGCTGTTCTGCGGCATCCTCGCCGCCGCGATCCCGCTCGGCCAGCTCGCCGACGCGACCAGCATCGGCACACTCTTCGCGTTCGCCCTGGTCAACATCGCGGTCGTGGTCCTGCGCCGCACGCGTCCCGACATGCCGCGCACCTTCCGGGTGCCGCTCTCGCCGATCCTGCCGGCGCTCGGCTTCGGGTTCTGCGTGTGGATGATGGGCAGCCTGTCCACCGTCACCTGGGTGGTCTTCGGCGTGTGGATGGCCGTCGGCCTCGTGTTCTACTTCCTTTACGGGGCCCGTCGCTCCCGACTCGCCTCCGCGCCTGCCCAAGAGAAGTGA
- a CDS encoding acyl-CoA thioesterase has translation MTAEALARPAQSHGQLVPVTVHFDDLDALGLLHNARYPVMVERAWTALWAERGLVFEGDWVAAGDFCNAVKELRITYDAPVDRPGAYAVHLWLDRLGTTGLTYGFRFCSADGGTTYAHGTRVLVRLDPATLRPAPWSEMFRTLGRELLRTQD, from the coding sequence GTGACCGCCGAAGCCCTCGCCCGCCCCGCCCAGTCCCACGGACAGCTCGTCCCCGTCACCGTCCACTTCGACGACCTCGACGCGCTCGGCCTGCTCCACAACGCCCGCTACCCGGTGATGGTCGAGCGCGCCTGGACCGCCCTGTGGGCGGAGCGGGGCCTCGTCTTCGAGGGCGACTGGGTGGCGGCAGGCGACTTCTGCAACGCGGTCAAGGAACTGCGCATCACCTATGACGCGCCGGTCGACCGCCCCGGCGCGTACGCCGTGCACCTCTGGCTCGACCGGCTCGGCACCACCGGCCTGACGTACGGCTTCCGCTTCTGCTCGGCGGACGGCGGGACGACCTACGCCCACGGCACCCGCGTACTCGTCCGCCTCGACCCGGCCACCCTGCGCCCCGCCCCCTGGAGCGAGATGTTCAGGACCCTTGGCCGTGAGCTCCTGCGGACGCAGGACTGA
- a CDS encoding DUF5995 family protein: MAQLERFAKCTPAARGVDSVVARMRELAASWPAHDGVAVFNRVYLSVTEEVDRHIDGGRFADAEAATTLDVRFAGRYLAAVETPSTDHRPPACWRPLLQYRRHPGVRPLQFALSGINAHIGHDLALAVVDTCRTLGCEPADVEDEFDRVGDLLVSLEERIREDLMPGPDLLQIADPLTHLLGSWTLERARDGAWAAARALWVLREFPDVTEEFVRRLDTSVGLVGRMMLTPLPD; the protein is encoded by the coding sequence ATGGCGCAGTTGGAACGGTTCGCGAAGTGCACGCCCGCCGCGCGCGGGGTCGACTCCGTGGTGGCCCGGATGCGTGAGCTGGCCGCCTCCTGGCCCGCCCACGACGGTGTGGCCGTCTTCAACCGGGTCTATCTGTCCGTCACGGAAGAGGTCGACCGGCACATCGACGGCGGCCGGTTCGCCGACGCCGAAGCCGCGACCACGCTGGACGTCCGGTTCGCCGGGCGCTACCTGGCGGCCGTCGAGACCCCCTCCACCGACCACCGCCCGCCCGCCTGCTGGCGTCCGCTGCTCCAGTACCGCCGCCATCCGGGCGTACGCCCGCTGCAGTTCGCCCTCTCGGGCATCAATGCGCACATCGGCCACGATCTGGCGCTCGCCGTCGTGGACACCTGCCGTACGCTCGGCTGCGAACCGGCCGACGTGGAGGATGAGTTCGACCGCGTGGGCGATCTCCTCGTCTCGCTGGAGGAGCGCATCCGCGAAGATCTGATGCCGGGCCCCGATCTGCTCCAGATCGCCGACCCGCTGACCCATCTGCTCGGCTCCTGGACCCTGGAGCGCGCCAGGGACGGCGCCTGGGCGGCGGCCCGCGCCCTGTGGGTGCTGCGTGAATTCCCGGACGTCACCGAGGAGTTCGTCCGGCGCCTCGACACCTCTGTCGGGCTGGTCGGCCGCATGATGCTCACACCCCTGCCGGACTGA
- a CDS encoding Lrp/AsnC family transcriptional regulator encodes MLNDLDERIVHALAEDARRSYADIGQLVGLSAPAVKRRVDRLRATGAITGFTVRVDPAALGWETEGFIEMYCRRNTSPEAIKRGLERYPEVASASTVTGDADAIVQVFASDMRHFERVLERIAGEPFVERTKSVLVLSPLMRRYTSGSPA; translated from the coding sequence TTGCTGAACGATCTCGACGAACGCATCGTGCACGCCCTCGCCGAGGATGCCCGCCGCTCCTACGCCGACATCGGCCAGCTCGTGGGCCTGTCCGCGCCCGCCGTCAAACGGCGCGTGGACCGGCTGCGGGCCACCGGAGCCATCACGGGCTTCACGGTCAGGGTCGACCCGGCCGCGCTCGGCTGGGAGACCGAGGGGTTCATCGAGATGTACTGCCGCCGCAACACCTCGCCCGAGGCCATCAAGCGCGGCCTGGAGCGCTACCCCGAGGTCGCGTCCGCCTCCACCGTCACCGGTGACGCGGACGCGATCGTCCAGGTCTTCGCCTCGGACATGCGGCACTTCGAGCGGGTCCTGGAACGGATCGCGGGGGAGCCGTTCGTGGAGCGGACCAAGTCGGTGCTCGTCCTGTCGCCGCTGATGCGGCGCTACACATCGGGCTCGCCCGCGTAA